The following proteins are encoded in a genomic region of Bacteroidales bacterium:
- a CDS encoding DNA alkylation repair protein → MNFKALTLTIFCENNVAKYPSKSAKEFKQLLISHSDAEKAKILQRFFKTQEGEYGYGDKFLGVKVPQIRLLVKENPITELSEIQKLLQDEIHECRSAALIHLERLFSNSKRNEKLQKTIFDFYLKHTKYINNWDLVDISAPKIVGKYLFDKSKQQLFDLATNGDLWQKRIAIISTLYFIKKGELDTTFQLAEILIDSQEDLMQKAVGWMLREAGKINHEREMEFLLANDRYKKMPRTMLRYAIEKFDENLRQSFLKGTI, encoded by the coding sequence ATGAATTTTAAAGCTCTAACTCTCACCATTTTCTGCGAGAATAACGTCGCTAAGTATCCAAGCAAAAGTGCAAAAGAGTTTAAACAGCTGTTAATAAGCCATTCAGACGCAGAAAAAGCAAAGATTTTACAAAGATTTTTCAAAACTCAAGAGGGAGAATATGGTTATGGCGATAAGTTCCTAGGTGTAAAGGTGCCTCAAATTAGACTTCTAGTAAAGGAAAATCCAATAACGGAGCTTTCTGAAATTCAAAAGCTTTTGCAAGACGAAATACACGAGTGCCGCAGTGCTGCTTTGATACATTTAGAAAGGCTTTTTAGCAATTCTAAAAGAAATGAAAAATTACAAAAAACTATTTTTGATTTTTATCTAAAACACACAAAATATATCAACAACTGGGATTTGGTAGATATCTCTGCTCCGAAAATAGTTGGCAAATACCTCTTCGACAAATCCAAGCAACAGCTTTTCGATTTAGCTACGAATGGCGACCTGTGGCAAAAACGTATTGCAATAATTTCAACGCTATATTTTATCAAAAAGGGAGAACTTGACACAACTTTTCAATTAGCTGAAATACTGATAGATAGCCAAGAAGATTTGATGCAAAAAGCTGTCGGCTGGATGCTTCGCGAAGCAGGAAAAATAAATCACGAGCGTGAAATGGAGTTTCTTTTAGCAAACGATAGATACAAAAAGATGCCACGCACAATGCTTCGCTATGCTATCGAAAAATTCGACGAAAATCTCAGACAATCATTTCTAAAAGGAACAATTTAA